The Chrysemys picta bellii isolate R12L10 chromosome 12, ASM1138683v2, whole genome shotgun sequence genome has a segment encoding these proteins:
- the LOC112061450 gene encoding butyrophilin subfamily 2 member A1-like, whose amino-acid sequence MEPVGCVLHIKFPLSSELLFIVVVLVHFPAKFTVIGPDDPVTAILGQETVLPCHLSPSMSAENMEVRWFRSQFESFVHLYRDGMDQYEGQMPEYQGRTELLKAGLTDGNVPLRIINIRRADEGLYLCFVQDNTIYGETALELRVAGLGSAPLISVEGHQDGGIRVVCQSAGWYPEPEVLWKDLNGQHLPSLSETTSQRDNGLFETETALIVKEHSNQNLSCCLRNTVLNQEKESAVYIADSFFPRVNPWMVALSVILVLLFGFIGLTVYLFKMKEKLTEEVVKRDLEIGKCLYTIGSPCRSVIESLVG is encoded by the exons ATGGAACCTGTTGGATGTGTCCTTCATATCAAATTCCCTCTTTCCTCTGAGCTGCTTTTCATTGTTGTTGTCCTGGTGCATTTTCCAGCAAAGTTCACAGTGATTGGACCCGATGACCCTGTCACTGCCATCCTGGGTCAGGAAACTGTGTTACCCTGTCACCTGTCCCCCAGCATGAGCGCTGAAAACATGGAGGTGAGATGGTTCCGATCTCAGTTTGAATCCTTTGTGCACCTATATCGTGATGGGATGGATCAATATGAAGGGCAGATGCCAGAGTATCAGGGAAGGACAGAGCTTTTGAAAGCCGGACTCACAGATGGAAATGTTCCCTTGAGAATTATCAATATCAGACGTGCTGATGAAGGACTATACCTCTGTTTTGTTCAAGacaatactatttatggagaaaCTGCATTGGAACTGCGGGTAGCAG gtctgggctctgctcctcttatcTCTGTGGAGGGTCACCAAGATGGAGGGATTCGGGTGGTTTGTCAATCAGCTGGTTGGTACCCAGAGCCTGAAGTGCTGTGGAAAGATCTCAATGGGCAACATTTACCATCACTCTCTGAAACAACATCCCAAAGGGATAACGGCCTGTTTGAAACAGAAACTGCTCTCATTGTAAAAGAACATTCAAACCAAAACTTGTCTTGTTGCCTCAGGAACACCGTTCTCAATCAAGAAAAGGAATCAGCAGTTTATATAGCAG attccTTTTTCCCGAGGGTGAATCCCTGGATGGTGGCTCTGAGTGTTATCCTGGTGCTTTTGTTTGGTTTCATTGGCCTCACTGTTtatctgtttaaaatgaaag AGAAACTTACTGAAGAAGTTG TGAAACGAGATCTAGAAATTGGTAAGTGTTTGTACACAATTGGATCCCCCTGTAGAAGTGTAATAGAGTCATTGGTGGGTTAG